The Strix uralensis isolate ZFMK-TIS-50842 chromosome 23, bStrUra1, whole genome shotgun sequence genome has a segment encoding these proteins:
- the SPSB1 gene encoding SPRY domain-containing SOCS box protein 1, whose translation MGQKVTGGIKTVDMRDPVYRPLKQELQGLDYSKPTRLDLLLDMPPVSYEVQLLHSWNNDDRSLNVFVKEDDKLIFHRHPVAQSTDAIRGKVGYTRGLHVWQITWAMRQRGTHAVVGVATADAPLHSVGYTTLVGNNHESWGWDLGRNRLYHDGKNQPSKTYPAFLEPDETFIVPDSFLVVLDMDDGTLSFIVDGQYMGVAFRGLKGKKLYPVVSAVWGHCEIRMRYLNGLDPEPLPLMDLCRRAVRLALGKERLNEIPTLPLPASLKSYLLYQ comes from the exons ATGGGTCAGAAGGTCACAGGTGGGATAAAGACTGTGGATATGAGGGATCCTGTATACAGGCCCTTGAAACAGGAACTCCAAGGACTTGACTACAGCAAACCCACACGTCTGGACTTGCTACTGGACATGCCTCCGGTATCATATGAAGTCCAGTTATTGCATTCATGGAACAATGACGATCGCTCACTGAATGTATTTGTGAAAGAGGATGACAAACTCATATTTCACCGGCATCCGGTGGCTCAGAGTACAGATGCCATCAGAGGCAAAGTGGGATATACACGAGGACTGCATGTGTGGCAGATCACGTGGGCCATGAGGCAGCGAGGCACGCATGCTGTGGTCGGGGTGGCAACGGCAGATGCCCCTTTGCATTCAGTAGGGTACACGACGCTTGTAGGAAATAACCATGAATCTTGGGGGTGGGATCTTGGGCGCAACAGACTGTACCATGATGGCAAGAACCAGCCAAGTAAAACCTATCCTGCCTTCTTAGAACCAGATGAAACTTTCATTGTGCCGGACTCCTTCCTGGTGGTTCTGGACATGGATGATGGGACACTGAGCTTCATTGTAGATGGGCAATACATGGGTGTTGCCTTTCGGGGACTCAAAGGCAAAAAGCTATATCCAGTGGTGAGTGCAGTGTGGGGACACTGTGAAATACGGATGCGCTACTTGAACGGACTTGACC CTGAACCACTGCCTTTGATGGACTTATGTCGGCGAGCTGTGAGGCTTGCGCTGGGCAAGGAAAGACTGAATGAGATCCCTACGCTGCCACTGCCAGCTTCCCTCAAGAGTTACCTGCTCTACCAATGA